A region from the Rosa rugosa chromosome 6, drRosRugo1.1, whole genome shotgun sequence genome encodes:
- the LOC133716693 gene encoding probable F-box protein At1g44080: MHLLDSVSDRLVSLSDYLRFSIVCKSWYCVAKDNQKVHHQFPMLLISTEKEGTWNVYSVMDNKVLDLQIRLPNKRFCGSSKGWLVTVEENFAVTLLNPFSRVIGMEEKENSIIHLPPLEGPKQGREQWVKKCDYYVYKAMISADPVVNAEDCVVVVIYEEQCRLSFIRLNKDKAWTYVHRPRPVQDVLHFGNRYYAVNYWSNLYSFDITTQSNSDVDCFVSSIPLQNVYTKRYLVDSNEKELMMVQRHMAYEGSKLVTKKFKTFKFKLDDIFDWIEQETLGDVALFVGDNSTVSVVASSFSGCQPNCIYFNDDNNCMKGCFEGDFGVYNVGTKSISRLYTVDAMSLLEKTKLHPIWIVPTLQL; this comes from the coding sequence ATGCACCTTCTGGATTCAGTGTCAGACCGATTGGTGTCGTTATCGGACTATTTGCGATTCAGCATTGTTTGTAAGTCATGGTATTGTGTAGCGAAGGATAATCAAAAGGTGCATCACCAATTTCCGATGCTTTTGATTTCTACAGAAAAAGAAGGTACATGGAATGTATACAGTGTCATGGATAACAAGGTTCTTGATTTGCAAATCAGATTGCCAAATAAGCGATTTTGCGGATCTTCAAAAGGATGGCTGGTAACTGTAGAAGAAAATTTTGCAGTAACCTTGTTGAACCCATTCTCTAGGGTTATAGGGatggaagagaaagaaaattcaATAATTCATCTTCCCCCTCTAGAGGGTCCAAAGCAAGGAAGGGAGCAATGGGTTAAAAAATGTGATTATTATGTCTACAAGGCTATGATTTCAGCAGATCCAGTAGTGAATGCAGAAGATTGTGTTGTTGTGGTCATATATGAGGAACAATGTCGACTGTCTTTTATTAGACTTAACAAAGACAAAGCATGGACTTATGTCCATAGACCGCGCCCAGTTCAAGATGTTCTTCACTTTGGAAATAGATATTATGCTGTTAACTATTGGAGCAATCTTTACTCTTTTGATATTACTACTCAATCCAACTCAGATGTAGACTGTTTTGTATCATCGATACCACTGCAAAATGTATACACCAAGAGATATTTAGTGGACTCAAACGAGAAAGAATTGATGATGGTGCAAAGACATATGGCATATGAAGGTAGCAAACTTGTGACAAAGAAATTTAAAACTTTCAAATTTAAGTTGGATGATATATTTGACTGGATTGAGCAAGAAACCTTGGGTGATGTTGCTCTGTTTGTGGGCGATAACTCTACAGTGTCTGTTGTTGCTTCAAGCTTTTCAGGATGTCAGCCAAATTGCATATACTTCAATGACGACAATAATTGTATGAAGGGTTGTTTTGAAGGTGATTTTGGTGTTTATAACGTTGGAACAAAGAGCATTTCACGGCTTTACACCGTAGATGCTATGAGTTTATTGGAGAAGACCAAACTACATCCAATATGGATTGTGCCAACTCTTCAACTGTAA